The genomic stretch TTGTGATCGTGTATCCTGTACAAATACGGATTCATTGGTTGGAATATGGGTAGCGCGAACAGCTGTATTTACTTTATTAACGTTCTGTCCGCCACTTCCCTGGCTTCTGGAAGTCTGAAACCTGATATCCTTTTCATTGAAGTTAATCGTTTCAAGGTTTTCCAATTCAAAAATTCCGATGAACCACTTGCTTCTTTTATGCAGTTTCCTGAACGTACTTTTCCCTTCCCAGCAGACAGTTCCCAGCCATGTTTTCAAAAAATCTTTTATGTTCTTTCCTTTTAAAAGCACAGTTACTGACTTCACAGTCATATTTATATCTCCGTTTTCACGGTGGATGATCTCGTAATCTATATTATTTTGGTTGAGTTCCTCGAGAAAGGTCTTTACTACCTTGGATACTACCCACTGACATTCTAAGGGACCTCTTCCTGAGGTTATCTGTATTAATTTTTCCATTGT from Chryseobacterium indologenes encodes the following:
- the prfH gene encoding peptide chain release factor H, which encodes MEKLIQITSGRGPLECQWVVSKVVKTFLEELNQNNIDYEIIHRENGDINMTVKSVTVLLKGKNIKDFLKTWLGTVCWEGKSTFRKLHKRSKWFIGIFELENLETINFNEKDIRFQTSRSQGSGGQNVNKVNTAVRATHIPTNESVFVQDTRSQLSNKKLSITRLKEKVLGSYIQQLENRMKETWNHHLQVERGNPVRTFSGTDFKNNYQDKSYKKQRNILKQKLKNYSNDLN